The Microcebus murinus isolate Inina chromosome 28, M.murinus_Inina_mat1.0, whole genome shotgun sequence genome has a segment encoding these proteins:
- the MXD3 gene encoding max dimerization protein 3 isoform X1, which produces MEPVATSIQVLLQAAEFLERREREAEHGYASLCPHRSPGPAHRRRTHAPQAAGALDSGRSVHNELEKRRRAQLKRCLERLKQQMPLGADCARYTTLSLLRRARTHIQKLEEQEQRARQLKEQLRGEQRSLQRQLEQLRGLAAPGERERLRADSLDSSGLSSERSDSDQEELEVDVESLVFAGDAELLRGFGAGREHSYSHGAGAWL; this is translated from the exons ATGGAGCCCGTGGCCACAAGCATCCAGGTGCTGCTGCAGGCGGCCGAGTTCCTGGAGCGCCGTGAGCGAG AGGCCGAGCACGGCTACGCGTCCCTGTGCCCGCACCGCAGCCCGGGCCCCGCGCACCGCAGGAGGACGCACGCCCCGCAGGCCGCTGGCGCGCTGGACAGTGGGCG GTCTGTGCACAATGAGCTGGAGAAGCGCAG GAGGGCCCAGCTGAAGCGCTGCCTGGAGCGGCTGAAGCAGCAGATGCCCCTGGGGGCTGACTGTGCCCGGTACACCACCCTGAGCCTGCTGCGCCGCGCCCGCACACACATCCAG AAGCTGGAGGAGCAGGAGCAGCGCGCGCGGCAGCTCAAGGAGCAGCTGCGCGGCGAGCAGCGGAGCCTGCAGCGGCAGCTGGAGCAGCTCCGCGGGCTGGCGGCGCCGGGCGAGCGCGAGCGGCTGCGGGCGGACAGCCTGGACTCCTCGGGCCTCTCCTCCGAGCGCTCCGACTCGGACCAAG AGGAGCTGGAGGTGGACGTGGAGAGCCTGGTGTTCGCGGGCGACGCCGAGCTGCTGCGGGGCTTCGGCGCGGGCCGGGAGCACAGCTACTCGCACGGCGCAGGCGCCTGGCTCTGA
- the PRELID1 gene encoding PRELI domain-containing protein 1, mitochondrial, which yields MVKYFLGQSVLRSSWDQVFAAFWQRYPNPYSKHVLTEDIVHREVTPDQKLLSRRLLTKTNRMPRWAERLFPANVAHSVYILEDSIVDPQNQTMTTFTWNINHARLMMVEERCVYCVNSDNSGWTEIRREAWVSSSLFGVSRAVQEFGLARFKSNVTKTMKGFEYILAKLQGEAPSRTLVETAKEAKEKAKETALAATEKAKDLANKAATKQQQQQQQFV from the exons ATGGTGAAGTATTTCCTGGGCCAGAGCGTGCTCCGCAGTTCCTGGGACCAAGTGTTCGCTGCCTTCTGGCAGCGGTACCCGAATCCCTATAG CAAACATGTCTTGACGGAAGATATAGTACACCGGGAGGTGACCCCTGACCAGAAGCTCCTGTCCCGGCGCCTCCTGACCAAGACCAACAGGATGCCCCGCTGGGCGGAGCGACTGTTTCCTGCCAATGTTGCTCACTCGGTGTACATCCTGGAGGACTCTATTGTGGACCCACAGAATCAGACCATGACCACCTTCACCTGGAACATCAACCACGCCCGGCTGATG ATGGTGGAGGAACGATGTGTTTACTGTGTGAACTCTGACAACAGCGGCTGGACCGAAATCCGCCGGGAAGCCTGGGTCTCCTCTAGCTTGTTTGGCGTCTCCAGAGCTGTCCAG GAATTTGGTCTCGCCCGGTTCAAAAGCAACGTGACCAAGACTATGAAAGGTTTTGAGTACATCTTGGCCAAGCTGCAGG GTGAGGCCCCTTCCAGAACGCTTGTTGAGACAGCCAAGGAAGCCAAGGAGAAGGCAAAGGAGACAGCGCTGGCAGCTACAGAGAAGGCCAAGGACCTAGCCAACAAGGCAGCCaccaaacagcagcagcagcagcagcaatttGTGTAG
- the RAB24 gene encoding ras-related protein Rab-24 isoform X2, translating to MSGQRVDVKVVMLGKEYVGKTSLVERYVHDRFLVGPYQNTIGAAFVAKVMSVGDQTVTLGIWDTAGSERYEAMSRIYYRGAKAAIVCYDLTDSSSFERAKFWVKELRSLEEGCQIYLCGTKSDLLEEDRRRRRVDFHDVQDYADNIKAQLFETSSKTGQSVDELFQKVAEDYVSVAAFQVMTEDKGVDLGQKANPYFYSCCHH from the exons ATGAGCGGGCAGCGCGTGGACGTCAAGGTGGTGATGCTGGGCAAGGAGTACGTGGGCAAGACAAGCCTAGTGGAGCGATACGTGCACGACCGCTTCTTGGTGGGGCCCTATCAGAAC ACCATCGGGGCCGCCTTCGTGGCCAAGGTGATGTCTGTCGGAGACCAGACAGTGACTTTGGGTATTTGG GACACCGCAGGCTCTGAGCGCTACGAGGCCATGAGCAGAATCTACTATCGAGGTGCCAAGGCTGCCATCGTCTGCTATG ACCTCACAGACAGCAGCAGTTTTGAGCGAGCCAAGTTCTGGGTGAAGGAACTGCGCAGCCTGGAGGAG GGCTGTCAAATCTACCTATGTGGCACCAAGAGTGACCTGCTGGAGGAGGATCGGCGGCGTCGGCGTGTGGACTTCCACGATGTCCAGGACTATGCAGACA ATATCAAAGCTCAGCTCTTTGAAACATCCAGCAAGACGGGCCAGAGTGTGG ACGAGCTCTTCCAGAAAGTGGCAGAGGATTACGTCAGTGTGGCTGCCTTCCAGGTGATGACAG AGGACAAGGGCGTGGATCTGGGCCAGAAGGCAAACCCATATTTCTACAGCTGTTGTCATCACTGA
- the MXD3 gene encoding max dimerization protein 3 isoform X2, protein MEPVATSIQVLLQAAEFLERREREAEHGYASLCPHRSPGPAHRRRTHAPQAAGALDSGRRAQLKRCLERLKQQMPLGADCARYTTLSLLRRARTHIQKLEEQEQRARQLKEQLRGEQRSLQRQLEQLRGLAAPGERERLRADSLDSSGLSSERSDSDQEELEVDVESLVFAGDAELLRGFGAGREHSYSHGAGAWL, encoded by the exons ATGGAGCCCGTGGCCACAAGCATCCAGGTGCTGCTGCAGGCGGCCGAGTTCCTGGAGCGCCGTGAGCGAG AGGCCGAGCACGGCTACGCGTCCCTGTGCCCGCACCGCAGCCCGGGCCCCGCGCACCGCAGGAGGACGCACGCCCCGCAGGCCGCTGGCGCGCTGGACAGTGGGCG GAGGGCCCAGCTGAAGCGCTGCCTGGAGCGGCTGAAGCAGCAGATGCCCCTGGGGGCTGACTGTGCCCGGTACACCACCCTGAGCCTGCTGCGCCGCGCCCGCACACACATCCAG AAGCTGGAGGAGCAGGAGCAGCGCGCGCGGCAGCTCAAGGAGCAGCTGCGCGGCGAGCAGCGGAGCCTGCAGCGGCAGCTGGAGCAGCTCCGCGGGCTGGCGGCGCCGGGCGAGCGCGAGCGGCTGCGGGCGGACAGCCTGGACTCCTCGGGCCTCTCCTCCGAGCGCTCCGACTCGGACCAAG AGGAGCTGGAGGTGGACGTGGAGAGCCTGGTGTTCGCGGGCGACGCCGAGCTGCTGCGGGGCTTCGGCGCGGGCCGGGAGCACAGCTACTCGCACGGCGCAGGCGCCTGGCTCTGA
- the RAB24 gene encoding ras-related protein Rab-24 isoform X1, translated as MSGQRVDVKVVMLGKEYVGKTSLVERYVHDRFLVGPYQNTIGAAFVAKVMSVGDQTVTLGIWDTAGSERYEAMSRIYYRGAKAAIVCYDLTDSSSFERAKFWVKELRSLEEGCQIYLCGTKSDLLEEDRRRRRVDFHDVQDYADNIKAQLFETSSKTGQSVDELFQKVAEDYVSVAAFQVMTECCQAATSLFDRGQGRGSGPEGKPIFLQLLSSLSHHSPGLGELKELLKGARPSFCLGLGGQMFELPQVPMAAEVAPACAGPWNRGSIGLTVGMRRGKG; from the exons ATGAGCGGGCAGCGCGTGGACGTCAAGGTGGTGATGCTGGGCAAGGAGTACGTGGGCAAGACAAGCCTAGTGGAGCGATACGTGCACGACCGCTTCTTGGTGGGGCCCTATCAGAAC ACCATCGGGGCCGCCTTCGTGGCCAAGGTGATGTCTGTCGGAGACCAGACAGTGACTTTGGGTATTTGG GACACCGCAGGCTCTGAGCGCTACGAGGCCATGAGCAGAATCTACTATCGAGGTGCCAAGGCTGCCATCGTCTGCTATG ACCTCACAGACAGCAGCAGTTTTGAGCGAGCCAAGTTCTGGGTGAAGGAACTGCGCAGCCTGGAGGAG GGCTGTCAAATCTACCTATGTGGCACCAAGAGTGACCTGCTGGAGGAGGATCGGCGGCGTCGGCGTGTGGACTTCCACGATGTCCAGGACTATGCAGACA ATATCAAAGCTCAGCTCTTTGAAACATCCAGCAAGACGGGCCAGAGTGTGG ACGAGCTCTTCCAGAAAGTGGCAGAGGATTACGTCAGTGTGGCTGCCTTCCAGGTGATGACAG AATGTTGCCAAGCTGCCACCTCTCTCTTTGACAGAGGACAAGGGCGTGGATCTGGGCCAGAAGGCAAACCCATATTTCTACAGCTGTTGTCATCACTGAGTCACCACTCACCTGGCCTGGGGGAATTAAAGGAACTCCTCAAAGGGGCCAGACCCAGCTTTTGTCTGGGCTTGGGTGGTCAAATGTTTGAGCTACCCCAGGTCCCCATGGCAGCAGAGGTGGCACCTGCCTGTGCTGGCCCATGGAACAGAGGCAGCATTGGGCTGACTGTGGGCATGAGGAGGGGTAAGGGCTGA